ttccGCTCTTCAGCTGGCCTTAAGGGCTCTTGTGCGACCCATCATTCCATTACcctcctttttctgtttcctgacGCCTCCACGCTGGCCTCCCTCCGTCCTTCGGGGGAGCCTTGATTAGAAATAGGTTGGTTTAGAGGAATGAGGCCAAAGGGGAGATCAATCGAGCGCTCCAGGGTTTTGAAATGAACTCAACTCAAGTTTAACTGGCTGAGAGATGATGGGGTGTGAGCGGAGCCGTGGCAGTGTGTTGAGTTTTGTTGGAAGGAAATGGGAAGAGTAGAGAAGTTGCACTCTGTCAGGAAACGGCTCATGTGAGACTccaaatatctcaggaggaaaaagagaagacgTGGAGAAgacagtggaatttatacgtcattTCTTCCTGCCTTCTGCTTTTCCGTGTGTCTGACCccaacaatctcctgctgctttcttcatatgtgaaacgCAAACGCCGTAAAGTTTGTCTGTTCAAGCCGGAAAACAGCATTAATAGTAAGCTCTACAAAAACCTACTGTGGAATATGTAGGTCAGTAGTATCAGTGCTGTGGTGAGAGCTGGAATGTGTGAAAGTGTAACTCGGGgtatgaaagagagagagtgaaaaaagaaaccTCACAGAACCAAACAAAAACCCTTCCTcctgggaggagagggagagagacagacctCTCGTATCACCATCAGGAGAAAAGCATTCAGATGTGGCTCATCTTCTCCTGACGCCCGTCTGTCACTCTGATTTCCTCCTCAacaggcagaggagaaaagaacacacacaaaggctgcTGACGAAAAGtaccacacacaaaaaaatccctTCCCCAACATGGAAAACATCATGAGGTTGAGGAAATATGTGAAGAAGAATCTTTAATGAGGAGTTGTTTTAATCAAGCTTCATGCATAACTTTAAAAAgtacaatgacaaacacaatattGTTTTCAGACGATGCAAATAAGTGTTCCTGATCAAAACAGAATCACACTAACtgataaaagatgtttttagttTATACTGAAGGAACATTTAACCATCACTTACTGACAGGAAGTAACAACTAAAGAGatattattgaaaataaatccccaaaaaactgctgaaatgtggaaataatataaatacatagggaataaaacagtaaaaatgctCGTGCgaatgtgaaataataattgATTTGAATTGTGGGAGAGcatttcctcctttcctttcataaaggatggtccAGTGTTTCCTAAAGGAGATAACATaggaaacactgaagctccttTCCTCATCATTAAGAGAACTCAAACAGCTCTCCTCATGGCTGCAGCTGAAATCCTTCCGGATCATTTCACTCGGTGAAGAACTTTGTTAACTAAAATAGACGATTCGACAGCAGCCAAAGAGCCGAAGTCGTCACACTCTCTTCTTCCATCCTGCTGCTTCTCACTTCTTTTCCTCTATTCTCTTCATTCTGTCCTCCTAATTAATTTCAATGTGCACTGGAACATCTGTACTCAGCTTCCCATGAGAACCTCGTCTGTGCGTGTCTGCGTCTAACTTCTCTCTCTGCACTCATGCCCACGCACACTTTTCAAAgacacctcacacacactcactcatctTACACACTTCACACAGGTAATAACGAATCATGACCCCTGTAATAAAAGGCACAGTGTGTCTGAAGTCATCTGTCTGTTATTGATTTGACAGTGTGACTACGGAGTGAATCTTGGGAACATGAGTAAAAAGACGAGCTCTCATTGAAGCATCAAAGACGACTATTCAGAGACAGACTTCCAGTCACTGTGCTAAAAATAGCCCGTTGTCGTCTAGTAACTGTCTGAAGTTCTTAAATTCACTAagtcttttatatttttgaagGAATGCACTTGAATATAGGCTGTAAACTTTACCTTCTCCTGCCATCCGGCTGCTTCAGACACATTTCTTCCTCTGGTTCCACAGAGTCTTCAGATGGCGTCTCCCTCCAGCTGGGAAACTCCAAAGACTTTATCCTCAGCTTGGACATCAAGTTCATCTCCAACGGCAGCGTGTCCGTGATCCTGGAAACCACAGAGAAGGGCCCCCCCTTCACCATTCACTATGTGACCAACTCGCAGCTCATCGCCTTCAAAGATCACGAGATCACCTACGGAATCGGGCCGAGAACCGCCTGGAGCACTCTGACCCGGGACCTGCTCACCGACCTGAGGAAGGGCGTCGGCTTGTCCAACACCAAGGCTGTGAAGGCCACTAAGGTGGGTTCATGTCGGATGGTCCTGCTGAAGATAAAATATCTGTGTTCTAATGAATATGTAACTGGACTGGAGCAGAAACAAATAATCTCTCAGTAGAAAATGAATCTGTAATCACATGGATAAATTagtaatcatttaaaatcaggaATCCCCTTGAAAGGGAGTTAACTGTCATTAAATTGAGATAATTAATCTATTCGGTTTTCAAGCAACAAAGTTAAACTTTGCTTCAATTGTGTCTGGTTTCCTTTCAGATCATGCCCAGACGGGTGGTGCGCTTAGTTCTACAAGGACGCGGCTTTGTCGACAACGTCACCATCTCCACCACTGCCCACATGGCCGCCTTCTTTGCTGCCAGCGACTGGCTGGTGCGCAACCAAGACGAACGAGGCGGGTGGCCCATCATGGTCACTCGCAAACTGGGCGAAGGCTTCCGGCCTCTGGAGCCCGGCTGGTACTCAGCCATGGCTCAGGGCCAGGCCATGTCCACCTTAGTGAGAGCCTACCTCCTCACAAAGGACCAGGTTTACCTCAACGCTGCCCTCAAGGCAGTCGGACCCTACAAGGTGCCTTCGGCGCAGCACGGGGTCAAAGCTGTGTTCATGAACAAGTACGACTGGTATGAGGAGTACCCCACCACGCCCAGCTCCTTTGTCCTGAACGGCTTCATCTACTCCCTGCTGGGACTCTACGACTTGACTGAGACAGCGGGAGAGAAGGTTGGCCGGGAGGCAGGACAGCTGTTCAGCCGCGGCATGGAGTCGCTGAAGGCCATGCTGCCACTCTATGACACGGGGTCGGGCAGCATCTATGACCTGCGTCACTTCATGTTGGGCACCGCGCCCAACCTGGCGCGCTGGGACTATCACACCACGCACAttaaccagctgcagctgctggcgTCCATAGACAATGCTCCCATCTTCAAAGATGTGGTCAAGCGctggaaaaactacttaaaaggGATTCGCGCCAAGCACAACTAGGCAAAGTGTAATCCACACATGTGATCCagctatggggggggggggtggtgtgtgtgtgagtgtgtgagagtgtgagagagaactgGATTAGGAATGTGAGGTGGGTTCTCtcacattgtgtgtctgtgtgtgtgttcctggtTGAGGTTCAACGTGTAACAGATGAGTTTaatcagctgcagctcacaACTCAAAACGTTCTcatctctgctgcaggttttatattttctgcCGACTGTAGCTCTCCTCCCCCTTTTCCTTCAGCGAGTGTTTGTAATTATGCAcagaccatgtgtgtgtgtgtgtgtgtgtgtgcgtgagttaTATACACTATTAGAGAAAGATGAGACCCTTCAAATAGTTAAAACCGAATCACATTGAGGTCACAACGGTCTTCGATAAATCCACCACTACTTTTTTACCATTTCACCCCAGAGTTGCAAAGTTTATTGGAATagataaactgtaaataacagAATATATGATAAATTATTGGGAGaatgttgcaaaaaaaaaaaaaagaatatcaatatttaattattttggaTTTTAATTCTCaaattcatagtttttatttcagttttaagtTTTTTGTCTTTAAGCTTTGAGGTGAGATGTATtttcccttcatcccttcacAGGAAAGCTGACGAGTCAAATGGTTTACGCTTCCGAACCAGTAGCTCCCAGGTCTGTTCTgaagcacttttctctatgatACACATAAAAAAGTGAGCTGAACTCCGTGtaagtatttgtgttttaatataaaCTCAACATCATGGACCATGTGTCTGATAAACCACCATATTTGATTTCAAAGGCTCGGCCGCCAGCTGCTCTCCCActgtagactgtaaatataTGGACGACACATTTCCACCTACTGTCTAGAAATGAacccaaaatatcctggatacaaatgCCGATCATTTTGTAACCAGAGTCTGTAGCAATCTGGGGATGGAGCTGCCCCAACATGAGTGTTCCTGTTACAATTCATGACATATAATGAATAatctgaaataataatttgtccTGGTTTGTCACCAGTGCTGAAGCCGCTGCAAAGCTTGTATCTACACGTGAAGTTTTAAGACAACACGCTGTTTGCCACCATCCTCAGCTGTAACCAAACCCCCACTAAAGTCTGGCTGGTCACAAAGAatcattaataattcatgtgGCGTTGAGGAACACGACTAAAAGTAATTAGTTCTGCATCACTTTGAGTTCAGCTCAGTTTGTAAAGCATAAGTTTCCCGTCTCAGAGAACCAGGCTGTGAATCCCAACTCAGTccagtcagctgtgtgtgtgtgtctgtgtgcggtCGCAGCTgatcacaaatcacagtgattaatgaaaaagaaaaaacgagaCTGAGAAATGAAGATTTGCTGATTAAAAGTCTCCCCGTTCTTCTCGTTTGCACGGTTTGGGTGAAGCTGGACGGTTCAGAGTCGGATATATTTAACTCCTTCGTGGGCGTGTTCCACCTTAAGAGCCATCTTAggttttattattcataacTTCCTCAGAACtaatggatttgtttttattcaaacaaggaAGTTCAGATGGAGATGAGTCAGCAGTTTGGATGAATGGAGATCAATGTGCGTTACAAGACGAAATTCTAATGGAAAATCTGAGTAagatcagttttattttgaagctccTTCACCCCATAAGAAATTTAGAGTTTTTCTCccacatatgaagaagcagcaggagattttctgggtcagacacattctcaacaacaggaaaaagtCTGGAACCTTCAGACGACGCAGGAGTCAGGATGTGACGTGTAAAttgtggaaatcacatgtttttgtttacagcaaatcaGACGTTATCGCCCCAAAGCTTGTGcatctcgtctttccaagttttCCAAATCTTCGTCTGCATCTTCTACGTGTCttgtcatcctgagatatttaaaTTCTGCGTTCATTGCGCAATAGAAACGTCATCAGAGCGCCCGCTCGCTTGCTCTGAGTTTTCCTGGCGTTTCCCTGCTGCtgttcagtgcttgtctgaaaagcagcttttGAGTCATCTTCCTCTAAAggtgagctgcaggtgaagctAAGTGTAGACATCTGTGTTGTGTCTCAGAGCAGATGAAGAGGTGAGCAGCGGAGGCACAGCTGCATCTCACAGCCATGTCAGCTTTTAACGTTAAAATCAACAAAGCCAGGAGAAGTGTAGCCGGAGGTGAATTCTTTATAAACACAAAGAGGctctcgtctctctccctctatccctctctctctgggtgcATGAACTCAGTGTTTTTAATCTGAGCGCTGCCCTGCTGACCGCTGTTCGAGGAGGAACTGACTCGACCAGACACCAACAATTCACCCGGCTAATAGGCTGGAGAGGCGGCCGGGCGGCGAGGTCGCTCGTCAGGGATGAGTCAGCATCCACCGgcatcacattcacaaacaaaacagagtgGAGCCCTCGGCTTCAATGAGGCTTTCATCGATCTGCTTTAAAGATTATTAATGAGAAGCAGGAGAATGTGGCGCCGTCGTTTGTCTGAAAGTGGCGATGGGGAATTTTCTTTGGTCGTTTTCATAAAACCGGtggaaaacacaatttcccaCAGAGTCTGATTTCAGGTCGTCTTAGTGTGAGAAATGAAGGGAAAAGCTTGTGATTCATTCTGATGAAAAGAGTTGGTTCCTGACTTTAAAGGTGGCACATTatgcttttttcagtttctctttcctcttgtgtgttttatgttttttgtgaatgtaaaagttctgcaaaattaaaaagcccaaagtcttTATCGGGAAAGGAaaccttaaagagacaggagctaaaatcaagtgtttcagacagaagctgcagaaacagtTTGAGAACATTACAgcatttaaaccttttcaagtaataacacaaattcaaaattatgaacctgaatatgagcagaatatgtctttAAAACCTAATTCGGTAATTCACCATCTTATTTTGCCTGGAAACGCGTTTTATTCTCAAGATTAGATTTTTAATTTCCTCGCAGTGGCCCTAATGCTATTAAAGGTTCATATTGTGGATTCAAACAGTGATATTAATACTCAGTTCAAAAAAGCGAACAGATACAAGTTTTATCCCAGAgaggacgtgtgtgtgcacattttcataatctgctgtttttggttttgttcaTTTCGTGGTGGCggtatttttttcttcccatgAACACTTGCATTATTGATTCTTCTTTGTTTAAAGGGAACTGTCAGGAActgatgtttcctctgttttggTTATACCAAAGTCATTGAATTAAGTACATTTGAATTTGTATATTTCTGTGCAAACTCATTTCCACTCAGTATTTAATGATGCGTCTCCTCGGAGAAGTCGTGGAGCGAGACACTGCCTTTTGAGACATGCTCGTTTTATCAAATGTAGGTTAAATAGATTATAGCAAAAACAACTTGCTTGTAAAACTCGCTCATGGTAAACGGGGGCTGTGTGCAACTAGAGATTAGCATTTAGTCAGCTACTGTTTAAAAGGGAAGTGAGCCAAGAGCTGCAAATTATCCTTGAAAGCTTTTgctcatttttatattttaggtgttttttttaagtgtttgtttatttgttgatatCATTTGCATCCGATTTTTTTTCTAGACAAAAGCACAACTGCCGTGTATaatcactttatttttcttttcttttttaggaCAATGTGCATCGCCTTCATTTAGAAAGCTGCTATGATTGTTCACTGTACAATGGAGATGAGGAATTCCTTTTCCTCGTTCTCAGTGgtatttttttcctgtctttccaCTATCCATTAAAAAGACGTCAACATATGGCCGCTGAGGTCACATGTGATTTATGCAATAAAATGTTTACTGGGGTCGTTACACCACAGGAGACCCAGAGCAGTTGTATAGACTTTGCAATCTAAGCACAATGTGCAGAAGCTACCGTTTTTTAGCCACAGGAAGAGAAGTGTTTATATACAGAGTAAATCTTTGTGCTATAAAAGTTGCTTTTTAAAaggtgtaaaaaataaaagcatttttcttAAAGTTCTGTGTCTTTCAGTGTTTTGAAGATTTTCAAACTATGACCCGTTATGAGACTCGTGTCTGttcacatccttccactgaTACATTCAGATGAGTAGTCGATCAATAGAATATTCATCTGAAGATAATTAGAGAATCAATTATTGATCTGCTCCTCAGCTTTGAAGTTTTCCCgcttttct
This genomic stretch from Hippoglossus hippoglossus isolate fHipHip1 chromosome 3, fHipHip1.pri, whole genome shotgun sequence harbors:
- the glceb gene encoding D-glucuronyl C5-epimerase B, yielding MRCLAARVNYKTLIVICALFTLITVLLWNRCSSDTSVRFLPRAALVAPSPRVGDASISSQQHPPQPPEPPPVVGGVSGIKFEEIDCLINDESTIKGRREGGEIYLPFTWMEKYFEVYGKVVQYDGYDRFEFQHSYSKVYTQREPYHPDGVFMSFEGYNVEVRDRVKCISGVEGVPLSTQWGPQGYFYAIQIAQYGLSHYSKNLTERPPHVEVYDTAEERDSRASTAPWSVPKGCALSRVHDKTRATSVRQFSAPESSDGVSLQLGNSKDFILSLDIKFISNGSVSVILETTEKGPPFTIHYVTNSQLIAFKDHEITYGIGPRTAWSTLTRDLLTDLRKGVGLSNTKAVKATKIMPRRVVRLVLQGRGFVDNVTISTTAHMAAFFAASDWLVRNQDERGGWPIMVTRKLGEGFRPLEPGWYSAMAQGQAMSTLVRAYLLTKDQVYLNAALKAVGPYKVPSAQHGVKAVFMNKYDWYEEYPTTPSSFVLNGFIYSLLGLYDLTETAGEKVGREAGQLFSRGMESLKAMLPLYDTGSGSIYDLRHFMLGTAPNLARWDYHTTHINQLQLLASIDNAPIFKDVVKRWKNYLKGIRAKHN